The stretch of DNA TCGGGGATGCACAGTACGACATCGCCGTTTTGTCCGTGGAATCCCGTTACCAAGCATTCGGATATCATCGGCCCGATTTGCCTTGGAGGAAAATTAACGACGGCGACGACAAGCTTGCCGAGCAATTCATCGAGTTCATACAGGTCGGTGATGTGGGCACTGGATTTCTTGACCCTGATGTCCGGCCCGAAATCGACAGTCAGTTTATAGGCAGGTTTCCTTGCTTCCGGAAATTCTTCCGCTTGTATGATTTTTCCGGTTCGCAATTCGACCTTTGTGAAGTCGTCCCAGCGTATGCTTTCCATTTTGGTTTTCATGATCTTTCTTCAGCCAACGGCCGAATTTTTCAAGCCGCCCGGTAATCCCCTCGTTACCGCGGCATCAGCGCGAATACCCCCCAGCCCAGGTATTCGCGCGTGTAAGCGGCGTAGCGCTCGGGTTCCGAGGTCAATTCGGCTCGAACATCCTTAGCCGACTCGTCGCCGGGATTGGCTTCAAGCCATCGACGCATGGTGAGCCATTTGGCCGCCTCGTATCTGTCCCAGTCGTCTTGGTCGGCCAAAACCATTTCCACGACGTCGTAGTTA from bacterium encodes:
- a CDS encoding tRNA-binding protein, whose product is MESIRWDDFTKVELRTGKIIQAEEFPEARKPAYKLTVDFGPDIRVKKSSAHITDLYELDELLGKLVVAVVNFPPRQIGPMISECLVTGFHGQNGDVVLCIPDKDIPLGAKLL
- a CDS encoding SAM-dependent methyltransferase — translated: ILIGEPYWRQLPPTEDVAKGCLVNSISDFLALPQLLASFGRLNYDVVEMVLADQDDWDRYEAAKWLTMRRWLEANPGDESAKDVRAELTSEPERYAAYTREYLGWGVFALMPR